From a region of the Balaenoptera musculus isolate JJ_BM4_2016_0621 chromosome 15, mBalMus1.pri.v3, whole genome shotgun sequence genome:
- the RABGEF1 gene encoding rab5 GDP/GTP exchange factor isoform X6, giving the protein MVVVTGREPDSRRPDGAMSSSDAEDDFLEPATPTATQAGHALPLLPQEFPEVVPLNIGGAHFTTRLSTLRRYEDTMLAAMFSGRHYIPTDAEGRYFIDRDGAHFGDVLNFLRSGDLPPRERVRAVYKEAQYYAIGPLLEQLENMQPLKGEKVRQAFLGLMPYYKDHLERIVEIARLRAVQRKARFAKLKVCVFKEEMPITPYECPLLSSLRFERSESDGQLFEHHCEVDVSFGPWEAVADVYDLLHCLVTDLSAQGLTVDHQCIGVCDKHLINHYYCKRPIYEFKITWWNWVHLIPY; this is encoded by the exons ATGGTGGTAGTCACGGGGCGGGAGCCAGACAGCCGTCGCCCGGACGGTGCCATGTCCAGCTCCGACGCCGAAGACGACTTTCTGGAGCCGGCCACCCCGACAGCCACGCAGGCGGGGCACGCACTGCCTCTCCTGCCGCAGGAG TTCCCTGAGGTTGTCCCCCTTAACATCGGAGGGGCTCACTTCACCACACGCCTGTCCACCTTGCGGCGCTACGAGGACACCATGCTGGCGGCCATGTTCAGCGGGCGGCACTACATCCCCACGGATGCCGAGGGTCGCTACTTCATTGATCGGGACGGTGCGCACTTCGG AGATGTGCTGAATTTCCTGCGCTCGGGGGACCTGCCGCCCCGGGAGCGCGTGCGGGCCGTGTACAAAGAGGCCCAGTACTATGCCATCGGGCCCCTCCTGGAGCAGCTGGAGAACATGCAGCCACTGAAGGGGGAAAAAGTGCGCCAGGCGTTTCTGGGACTCATGCCCTATTACAAAG ACCATTTGGAGCGGATTGTGGAGATTGCCCGACTGCGCGCTGTCCAGCGGAAGGCCCGCTTTGCCAAGCTCAAGGTCTGTGTCTTCAAGGAGGAGATGCCCATCACCCCCTACGAGTGTCCGCTTCTCAGCTCCCTGCGCTTCGAGCGGAGCGAGAGTGACGGGCAGCTCTTCGAGCACCACTGCGAAGTGGATGTGTCCTTCGGGCCCTGGGAGGCCGTGGCTGACGTTTATGACCTGCTGCACTGCCTGGTCACGGACCTCTCGGCCCAGGGCCTCACCGTGGACCACCAGTGCATCGGGGTGTGTGACAAGCACCTCATCAACCACTACTACTGCAAGCGCCCCATCTATGAGTTCAAGATCACGTGGTG